A genomic window from Archaeoglobus profundus DSM 5631 includes:
- a CDS encoding pyruvate ferredoxin oxidoreductase, producing MRTILTGNYAVAEAVKLSRVKVIAAYPITPQTTIVERLAEMVERGEIDAEFVRVESEHSALAVVYGSSSAGLRSFTATSSHGLLYMYEMCWWVSNARIPLVMAVVTRTIGPPWNIHTEHTDILTLRDSGWIVAMAENAQEALDLTIQGFKVSESVNLPFAVGLDGFVISHTAEVVDVPDQSSVDSFLPDRKQAYVITPDEPIAIGNIAQDEVAMRLRYDMARDMERSKEVIERVGREFGEKFGRKYGLVEHYMTEDADYVVIMSGAWCGDAKEAVDILRSKGIPIGLLKLTYVRPFPIEELQKIEDREVLVIDRSFSMGHKGILGLEVGNVLDCKNVIAGLCGVDMGVEDFVEIFNRFVRGEIKEVEWWLK from the coding sequence ATGAGAACGATTTTAACAGGAAATTATGCTGTTGCTGAAGCCGTGAAACTTTCAAGGGTCAAAGTTATTGCCGCCTATCCAATAACACCTCAGACGACTATTGTTGAAAGGTTGGCAGAGATGGTAGAGAGAGGGGAGATCGATGCAGAGTTTGTAAGAGTTGAATCAGAGCATTCCGCTTTAGCTGTAGTCTATGGAAGTTCTTCCGCTGGTCTCAGGTCATTCACGGCTACTTCAAGTCACGGTCTGCTTTACATGTACGAGATGTGCTGGTGGGTATCCAATGCGAGGATCCCTCTCGTTATGGCAGTAGTGACGAGAACAATAGGGCCTCCGTGGAATATACATACGGAACATACGGACATATTGACGCTCAGAGATTCGGGATGGATCGTGGCTATGGCTGAGAATGCTCAAGAGGCTTTGGATTTAACCATACAGGGTTTTAAGGTGAGTGAAAGCGTTAATTTACCTTTCGCAGTTGGTTTGGACGGTTTCGTAATCAGTCACACAGCTGAAGTTGTTGATGTTCCAGATCAATCTTCTGTGGATTCGTTCCTGCCAGATAGAAAACAAGCTTACGTCATCACTCCTGATGAGCCGATTGCAATCGGTAACATAGCTCAGGACGAGGTAGCAATGAGATTGAGGTACGACATGGCTAGGGATATGGAGAGATCGAAAGAAGTGATAGAGAGAGTAGGTAGGGAGTTTGGAGAGAAATTTGGAAGGAAATACGGTTTGGTGGAGCATTACATGACCGAAGATGCAGATTACGTCGTTATAATGAGTGGAGCTTGGTGCGGAGATGCTAAAGAGGCAGTAGATATTTTAAGGAGTAAGGGGATCCCGATAGGACTTCTCAAGCTAACATACGTGAGACCTTTCCCAATAGAGGAACTCCAAAAGATTGAGGATAGAGAAGTGCTAGTAATAGACAGATCGTTTTCAATGGGGCATAAAGGTATTCTTGGCTTGGAAGTTGGAAACGTTTTGGATTGCAAGAACGTTATAGCCGGGCTCTGCGGTGTGGATATGGGTGTAGAAGATTTTGTAGAGATCTTTAACAGATTCGTGAGGGGAGAGATCAAAGAAGTTGAGTGGTGGTTGAAATGA
- a CDS encoding homocitrate synthase/isopropylmalate synthase family protein has protein sequence MLRILDTTLRDGEQTPGVSLTVEQKLIIAQALDDLGVDVIEAGTAIAGEEEFRAVKEIANAGLKAEICSFARIKEIDIDAVANADADSVFMVAPSSDIHIKTKFPNKSGDDIIEMSVKAVEYAKERGLIVEFGAEDSSRANLNFVKALFRAVLDAGADRLTFTDTVGVLTPEKAECIMRELTSEFNVPIAFHGHNDFGLATANTIFAVKGGAREIHVTINGLGERAGNAPLEEVVLALETFYGIKTKIRKEKIYDTSKLVEALTRFPIALNKPIVGYNAFMHESGIHTSALLRNAKAYEPISPEMIGRKRAIVHGKHSGKASIMRLIEELGYEASGEQVKEIMKRIKEMEGRGQKVMGSDLIKIIEEVLKVKKGKKIVLKGLNVVCGKSGTSPHASIKICLNGEDIEATALGKGPFDASIRALKNALKEYANKSGDKAVGELVNVKLVNYKANAIIDDKVIEYIEKLVEKNPKLSGLVEKIRIMTGTDAPVDVIIQLEKDDRVVTAIGRSTDIIHASVEAYIECLNKLI, from the coding sequence ATGCTAAGGATTCTTGATACTACGCTCAGAGATGGAGAACAAACTCCGGGAGTCTCTCTGACAGTCGAGCAGAAGCTGATAATAGCTCAAGCTTTGGATGATCTCGGAGTTGATGTGATAGAGGCCGGAACGGCTATAGCTGGTGAGGAGGAGTTTAGAGCTGTAAAGGAAATTGCAAACGCTGGATTAAAGGCGGAGATATGTAGCTTTGCGAGAATTAAGGAGATAGATATAGATGCGGTTGCAAATGCCGATGCCGATTCGGTTTTCATGGTTGCACCTTCATCGGACATACACATTAAAACGAAGTTTCCGAATAAGAGTGGTGATGATATAATCGAGATGTCAGTTAAAGCAGTTGAATACGCTAAGGAGAGAGGTTTGATAGTCGAGTTTGGTGCTGAAGATTCTTCAAGAGCGAACTTAAATTTTGTGAAGGCTCTCTTTAGAGCGGTTCTGGATGCTGGCGCCGATAGGTTGACATTCACAGATACTGTCGGAGTTCTTACCCCCGAAAAGGCTGAATGCATAATGAGAGAGCTAACTTCAGAGTTTAACGTTCCGATAGCTTTTCACGGACACAACGACTTCGGGTTGGCTACTGCAAACACGATATTTGCAGTTAAGGGTGGAGCAAGGGAGATTCACGTAACCATCAATGGATTGGGTGAGAGAGCTGGAAACGCTCCTCTTGAAGAAGTAGTTCTGGCTTTGGAAACATTTTACGGCATTAAGACGAAAATTAGGAAGGAGAAGATTTACGATACATCGAAGCTTGTCGAAGCTTTGACAAGATTCCCGATAGCTCTAAACAAGCCAATTGTAGGATACAACGCCTTCATGCACGAAAGTGGAATTCATACCTCTGCTTTGCTTAGAAATGCCAAAGCTTACGAACCAATATCACCAGAGATGATTGGAAGGAAAAGGGCGATAGTTCATGGAAAGCACAGCGGTAAAGCTAGCATAATGAGGTTGATAGAGGAGTTGGGATACGAAGCGAGTGGTGAACAAGTGAAGGAAATAATGAAGAGAATAAAGGAGATGGAAGGAAGGGGACAGAAAGTCATGGGATCAGATCTCATAAAGATAATTGAGGAAGTTTTGAAGGTTAAAAAGGGCAAGAAGATCGTTTTGAAGGGTCTGAACGTTGTATGCGGTAAAAGCGGGACATCGCCTCATGCAAGCATAAAGATATGCTTAAACGGAGAGGACATCGAGGCTACAGCTCTGGGTAAAGGTCCGTTCGATGCGTCGATAAGAGCTTTAAAGAACGCTTTAAAAGAGTACGCGAATAAGAGCGGTGATAAGGCCGTTGGTGAGCTGGTGAACGTTAAGCTCGTCAACTACAAGGCCAACGCTATAATAGACGATAAGGTCATAGAATACATAGAAAAGCTTGTCGAGAAAAATCCAAAGCTTTCGGGATTGGTTGAAAAAATCAGGATTATGACTGGAACTGATGCTCCCGTTGATGTCATAATACAGCTCGAAAAGGATGACAGAGTAGTTACGGCAATAGGTAGAAGCACAGACATAATTCATGCATCCGTCGAGGCATACATAGAATGCTTGAACAAACTTATCTAA
- a CDS encoding serine protein kinase RIO codes for MKDKELKEIDRYLDSFRFKEKGMEARKIYAEVLDLRTLKALYKLSAKGYIKALGGVISTGKEANVFYADGHFEGQDVPVAVKIYRIETSEFYKMDEYLFGDKRFDLRRISKKELIFIWTEKEFRNLQRAYENGVRVPKPYIYYKNIILMEFLGEDEIPAPTLADLGLELKELVDVEKFFEDVIENVKKLYKKAELVHADLSEYNIVLFKDKPYFIDMGQSVLIDHPYARSYLERDLKNILRFFSKFGIKADLETLMEEITEEH; via the coding sequence ATGAAAGATAAAGAGCTGAAAGAGATAGATCGATATCTTGACAGTTTCAGGTTTAAGGAGAAAGGAATGGAAGCTCGTAAGATATATGCAGAAGTCCTCGATTTGAGAACTCTGAAAGCTCTCTACAAGCTCTCGGCTAAAGGTTATATAAAAGCCTTGGGTGGAGTTATATCGACTGGAAAAGAAGCTAACGTCTTCTACGCTGATGGTCACTTCGAAGGGCAAGATGTTCCGGTCGCAGTGAAAATATACAGGATAGAAACGAGCGAATTTTACAAGATGGATGAATACCTCTTCGGAGATAAGAGGTTCGATCTGAGAAGAATTTCCAAGAAGGAGCTTATATTTATTTGGACTGAAAAGGAGTTTAGAAACCTTCAGAGGGCTTATGAAAACGGTGTTAGAGTTCCAAAGCCCTACATTTACTACAAGAACATAATTCTAATGGAATTTTTGGGAGAAGACGAAATTCCCGCTCCGACTCTTGCAGATCTTGGCTTAGAGCTTAAGGAGCTCGTCGATGTGGAAAAATTCTTTGAAGATGTTATTGAGAATGTTAAGAAGCTTTACAAAAAAGCGGAGTTAGTTCACGCCGATTTAAGCGAGTACAACATAGTCCTCTTCAAAGATAAGCCCTATTTCATAGATATGGGGCAGAGTGTTCTCATCGATCATCCCTATGCAAGGAGCTACTTGGAGAGGGATTTGAAAAACATTTTAAGATTCTTCTCAAAGTTCGGTATTAAGGCTGATCTGGAAACTTTGATGGAAGAAATCACAGAGGAACATTGA
- a CDS encoding ATP-binding protein, with protein sequence MKCRCGRKAVFHSRVYRITLCDECFPKFYVNLVKRSIKRYGILKSSEKILVCVSGGKDSTAMAYALNELDYNIELFHIDLGIGNYSKESLKAVEELAQTLNLNLNVVKLEDYGFTIDDVESKKVCSACGIVKRYIMNRFARERGFDVIATAHTCEDIILFFIKNVLSGNVEYISKLSPRIDGFDKLVAKAKPLFERTEKENATLVLTLNLPFTPMECPHAPNDIWKEIIYEIEAKRRGFKQNFVRGIVKLAKSVKAEEWEVKHCKICGEVSNFEICSFCKIVERYSRKNR encoded by the coding sequence ATGAAGTGCAGATGTGGAAGGAAAGCCGTGTTTCACTCAAGGGTTTATCGAATAACTCTCTGCGATGAATGCTTTCCAAAATTTTACGTTAACCTCGTAAAAAGGAGCATAAAGCGTTATGGAATCCTTAAGAGCTCTGAAAAAATTTTGGTCTGCGTATCTGGCGGAAAAGATAGTACTGCAATGGCTTACGCATTGAACGAACTTGACTACAACATCGAGCTCTTTCACATAGATTTGGGAATTGGAAATTATTCGAAGGAGTCCCTAAAGGCTGTGGAGGAGCTCGCTCAAACTCTGAACTTAAACTTAAACGTTGTTAAGCTGGAAGACTATGGATTCACAATAGATGATGTTGAAAGTAAGAAGGTTTGTTCAGCATGCGGCATAGTAAAACGCTACATCATGAACAGATTTGCAAGGGAAAGGGGTTTCGATGTGATTGCTACTGCTCATACATGCGAGGACATCATACTGTTCTTCATAAAGAACGTGCTCAGTGGAAATGTTGAATATATATCCAAGCTGAGTCCCAGAATTGACGGATTCGACAAGCTAGTAGCTAAGGCTAAACCCCTCTTCGAGAGGACTGAAAAAGAGAATGCAACGCTCGTTCTAACGTTGAATTTGCCATTTACGCCAATGGAGTGTCCTCACGCTCCAAACGATATCTGGAAGGAAATAATTTATGAGATAGAAGCTAAGAGAAGAGGATTTAAGCAGAACTTCGTGAGAGGAATTGTAAAGCTTGCGAAAAGTGTTAAGGCTGAGGAATGGGAAGTTAAGCACTGCAAAATCTGTGGAGAAGTTTCAAATTTCGAGATCTGCTCATTCTGTAAAATTGTCGAGAGGTATTCGAGGAAAAATCGCTGA
- a CDS encoding KH domain-containing protein, translated as MEIELTIPEDRIGVLIGKEGEIKKRIEELSGCKIKISSKTGVVKIQCEDPYKFMRVQDVVKAIAHGFNPDIAIKLLEDDMITLDVIDLTSYVSDRHLQRIKGRIIGKEGSMRKTLEDLLNVHVSVYGKTVAILGDVESVAIAREAIEMLINGAQHSTVIRFLERKRRELKMRGMEWY; from the coding sequence ATGGAGATTGAGCTTACAATCCCCGAAGACAGGATAGGTGTGCTAATAGGGAAGGAGGGCGAAATCAAAAAGAGAATTGAGGAACTGAGCGGTTGCAAGATAAAGATTAGCAGTAAGACAGGAGTGGTAAAAATTCAATGTGAGGATCCGTACAAGTTCATGAGAGTACAGGATGTCGTTAAGGCAATAGCTCATGGATTCAACCCGGATATAGCTATCAAGCTTTTGGAGGATGATATGATTACCTTGGATGTAATAGACTTGACATCCTACGTCTCGGACAGGCACTTACAGAGAATCAAGGGCAGGATAATTGGAAAGGAGGGTAGTATGAGAAAGACACTCGAGGATCTCCTAAACGTCCATGTTTCAGTTTACGGTAAAACCGTGGCGATATTAGGTGATGTTGAGAGTGTTGCAATAGCGAGAGAAGCTATAGAGATGCTCATCAACGGAGCACAGCACTCAACAGTTATAAGGTTCTTGGAAAGAAAGAGAAGAGAGCTTAAGATGAGAGGAATGGAATGGTACTAA
- a CDS encoding thiamine pyrophosphate-dependent enzyme, protein MKLADEIGCPLLPGNPSCQGCPHAIGLKALSVLKNPIVVVPAGCTTIIAGIHPKSSIDFPLIHVPFASAPAVACGLSKAYDNVVVWMGDGAADIGFATLSGSAIRNDNIIVIVSDNEAYMNTGIQASGTTFWKAKTTTSPTGKREEKKDLALIMLMHRVPYVATASIGYMRDFVQKVKKAGSTKGFRFIHLHSPCPPGWRFDSSKTVEIARMAVKSGAWILWEYDGKFRLTGASRKYREKDKRFPLADYIKAQGRFRGLSDDDVREIEIKIDNVWKVVEVLERTF, encoded by the coding sequence ATGAAGTTGGCGGATGAAATAGGTTGTCCTCTGCTGCCCGGGAATCCGTCGTGCCAAGGATGTCCGCATGCAATAGGTCTGAAGGCTTTGAGCGTCTTGAAAAATCCAATTGTAGTAGTTCCAGCTGGGTGCACGACGATAATAGCAGGGATACATCCAAAATCATCCATTGATTTTCCTCTAATTCATGTTCCCTTTGCATCCGCTCCAGCAGTTGCATGCGGTTTGTCCAAAGCTTACGATAACGTCGTAGTTTGGATGGGTGATGGAGCTGCGGATATAGGGTTTGCAACACTGAGCGGGTCTGCAATAAGGAATGACAACATTATCGTAATCGTGAGCGACAACGAGGCTTACATGAATACTGGAATTCAGGCGAGTGGAACTACATTCTGGAAAGCTAAGACTACAACATCGCCTACTGGTAAAAGAGAGGAGAAGAAAGATTTGGCTCTTATAATGCTAATGCACAGAGTTCCTTACGTAGCTACCGCAAGTATCGGTTACATGCGCGACTTCGTTCAGAAAGTTAAAAAGGCTGGTAGTACCAAGGGCTTCAGGTTCATTCATTTACACAGTCCCTGTCCTCCGGGATGGAGGTTCGATTCATCAAAAACTGTTGAGATCGCAAGGATGGCAGTTAAAAGCGGGGCTTGGATTCTGTGGGAGTACGATGGAAAATTTAGATTAACTGGAGCGAGCAGAAAGTACAGAGAAAAGGATAAGAGATTTCCTCTCGCCGATTATATAAAAGCTCAAGGTAGGTTCAGGGGTTTAAGCGATGACGATGTTAGAGAGATAGAGATAAAAATTGATAATGTTTGGAAAGTAGTCGAAGTTCTTGAAAGAACTTTTTGA
- a CDS encoding 2-oxoacid:acceptor oxidoreductase family protein: MLKEGIILCFGGQGGVTAGRILALACVKDGLYAQAIPHFGAERRGALVKNYLRISDKPIRRHSSVKKGDFVVVFAERIFEIVDIHELLKDDGILILNSKKGFDGLRCYYVDASEIALSLNLVSAGWPIVNTAMAGATAKALGLTLDSVIESIKELFKGKLAEVNAKAVEIAYREVKEWNI; the protein is encoded by the coding sequence ATGCTAAAGGAAGGTATAATACTCTGCTTCGGCGGACAAGGCGGTGTTACTGCTGGAAGAATTCTTGCACTAGCATGTGTTAAAGATGGTCTTTACGCTCAGGCCATACCGCATTTCGGTGCTGAGAGGAGAGGAGCTTTGGTTAAAAACTACTTGAGAATATCCGATAAACCAATAAGGAGACACTCCTCAGTAAAAAAAGGAGATTTCGTAGTCGTTTTCGCCGAAAGAATATTTGAAATTGTTGATATTCACGAGCTTTTGAAGGATGATGGTATATTGATTTTGAACTCGAAGAAGGGTTTTGATGGCTTAAGATGCTACTACGTTGATGCTAGCGAGATAGCTCTGAGCTTAAACTTAGTTTCAGCAGGATGGCCAATTGTAAATACGGCTATGGCAGGGGCTACGGCTAAAGCTTTAGGACTGACGCTCGATTCTGTGATTGAATCGATTAAGGAGCTTTTCAAAGGTAAGCTTGCTGAGGTCAATGCAAAAGCTGTTGAGATCGCTTATAGGGAGGTGAAAGAGTGGAATATATAG
- a CDS encoding bifunctional L-myo-inositol-1-phosphate cytidylyltransferase/CDP-L-myo-inositol myo-inositolphosphotransferase, with translation MKAVVLCAGFGTRMGRTVKPLLKVAGREIMFRNLKLLQDNGIDEFVVVVNNENRKAIEDFLKRNNFKYRIVVNPHPERGNGYSFYLAKDFVDDRFVLVMGDHVYDEEFVRVALRGDGLICDRNPLYVDIDEATKVLVENGRIKRIGKDLKEWCCVDTGFFILTRDVFKYAEEIIDREEIKLSDIIERSRIKVTEISGLFWMDVDTPEELKKANKLLVRKSYKGRGDGFVSRRINRKISLRLSELLVNRITPNQATLISFLVGIFSAILNLFSIPLAGLVYQISSILDGIDGEIARASLRTSKFGGWLDSVLDRYVDFLFLLTLSFVSNLNNLEWIIACFAMFGSFMVSYTTERYKGAFFSDFYNDFDFKFPGKRDERIFLIFLFCLFSFLGKFVIVTLLALIAVITNLRVVTTIYIVYKNKRFV, from the coding sequence GTGAAGGCAGTAGTCCTCTGTGCAGGCTTCGGAACGAGGATGGGCAGAACTGTTAAGCCCCTCTTAAAGGTCGCAGGAAGGGAGATAATGTTTAGAAATCTCAAGCTACTTCAAGATAACGGTATAGACGAGTTTGTTGTGGTTGTTAACAACGAGAACAGAAAAGCGATCGAAGATTTCCTCAAAAGAAACAACTTCAAGTATCGAATCGTTGTAAATCCTCACCCTGAGAGGGGAAACGGTTACTCGTTCTACTTGGCTAAGGACTTTGTCGATGACAGGTTTGTGTTGGTCATGGGTGATCACGTTTACGATGAGGAGTTTGTTAGAGTAGCTTTAAGAGGAGATGGACTTATATGCGACAGAAATCCGCTTTACGTCGATATAGATGAGGCAACGAAGGTGCTCGTCGAGAATGGAAGGATTAAGAGGATTGGAAAGGATTTGAAGGAATGGTGTTGCGTTGATACGGGATTTTTCATCTTAACCAGGGATGTTTTTAAATATGCTGAGGAAATAATTGACAGAGAGGAGATCAAGCTTTCCGATATAATAGAAAGAAGTAGGATTAAGGTTACCGAAATCTCTGGTCTATTTTGGATGGATGTTGATACCCCTGAGGAGTTGAAGAAGGCGAATAAACTTTTAGTTAGGAAGAGTTACAAGGGGAGGGGGGACGGTTTCGTATCGAGGCGTATAAACAGAAAGATAAGCTTAAGGCTCTCCGAGCTTCTTGTTAATCGCATCACACCAAACCAAGCTACTCTAATTAGCTTTCTAGTTGGAATATTTTCAGCAATTCTAAACTTGTTTTCGATACCTCTTGCAGGTCTAGTTTATCAAATCAGCTCTATACTTGACGGAATAGACGGTGAAATTGCTAGGGCTAGCTTAAGGACTTCAAAATTCGGAGGATGGCTTGATTCGGTATTGGATAGATACGTAGACTTCCTGTTCCTCCTAACCCTATCTTTTGTTTCGAATTTGAATAATTTGGAGTGGATTATAGCATGTTTTGCAATGTTCGGCTCTTTCATGGTTAGCTATACTACCGAAAGATACAAAGGTGCCTTCTTCAGCGACTTTTACAACGATTTTGACTTCAAATTCCCAGGTAAGAGGGATGAGAGGATATTCCTGATATTCCTCTTTTGTCTGTTCTCATTCCTTGGAAAGTTTGTAATCGTTACACTGTTAGCGTTGATAGCGGTGATAACTAATCTGAGAGTCGTTACAACGATTTACATAGTGTATAAGAATAAAAGATTCGTCTAA
- the yjjX gene encoding inosine/xanthosine triphosphatase yields MKVAVGSTNPTKVEGVRRAFEEFFEDVEVVPKDVDSGVSAQPIGDDVIKGAMNRALNAYGDCDFSVGVEAGLFKFERTITGYVDFQVAVIYNGRKYSIGFGPGFEFPPFVVERALRGEEVGKIMSEFTGIKEIGRKIGAIHYLTRGKVSRIDLTRIAVTMALIPWLNEELYC; encoded by the coding sequence ATGAAAGTTGCAGTTGGATCAACAAATCCCACAAAGGTGGAGGGAGTTAGGAGGGCATTTGAGGAGTTCTTTGAAGATGTAGAGGTAGTACCAAAAGATGTTGACTCTGGTGTAAGTGCTCAGCCGATCGGAGATGATGTGATAAAGGGCGCTATGAACAGGGCTTTGAACGCTTATGGGGATTGCGATTTTAGTGTCGGTGTTGAAGCGGGGCTTTTTAAGTTTGAGAGGACGATAACGGGTTACGTGGACTTTCAAGTTGCGGTGATCTACAACGGAAGAAAGTACTCGATAGGATTTGGTCCGGGATTTGAATTTCCACCGTTTGTAGTTGAGAGAGCTTTGAGGGGTGAAGAGGTTGGTAAGATCATGAGCGAGTTTACGGGTATCAAAGAAATCGGCAGAAAGATCGGGGCAATACACTATTTAACGAGGGGAAAGGTTTCGAGAATAGATTTGACGAGGATAGCTGTGACTATGGCTTTAATTCCTTGGCTGAACGAGGAGTTGTATTGCTGA
- a CDS encoding RNA-guided endonuclease InsQ/TnpB family protein, with translation MKLTLKMKVREKTKWKIQALRRAMETFRDAVNDWIDVAWKHKIADRTLHEIAYKELRQKYRNLYSNSLQDAMNWAIQIVKTELKLNPNKKPEFKTLMISFKNVDFKFENNGFVIPLNGKRVYVPVYVPKKYYKWLVNGKFGRLYFKEEDGEIYAYLTVKVEDKPVYEPKSWFGVDLGVHNLAVVADERGRKILRFDGEIVNRYKELLEKERARRQKRQMKEFNNKEHKYGCKHRSFSRYVNHVVSKEIVRKAKEYKACIVLEKLRGVKRRGARKPKRVRKLLHRWSYHDLIQKIKYKAKLEGVPVIEISPRNTSKTCSNCGFVYKRFKDQRLFHCPKCGIIIDRDLNASINIARKGREEYKKRAFLSALKSEASSPQWL, from the coding sequence ATGAAACTCACGCTAAAGATGAAAGTTAGAGAAAAGACGAAGTGGAAAATTCAAGCTCTGAGGAGAGCGATGGAAACTTTTAGGGATGCGGTTAACGACTGGATAGATGTAGCGTGGAAGCACAAGATTGCGGACCGCACTCTACACGAAATAGCTTATAAAGAATTAAGGCAAAAGTATCGTAATTTGTACTCAAACTCTTTACAAGATGCGATGAATTGGGCGATTCAGATAGTCAAAACCGAGTTAAAGCTAAATCCTAACAAAAAACCAGAATTCAAGACGTTAATGATCTCTTTCAAGAATGTTGATTTTAAATTTGAAAACAACGGTTTCGTTATCCCGTTAAACGGTAAAAGAGTTTACGTTCCAGTCTACGTTCCCAAAAAGTATTATAAGTGGTTAGTCAACGGAAAATTTGGTCGCTTATACTTCAAGGAAGAAGACGGAGAAATTTACGCTTATTTAACGGTTAAAGTAGAGGATAAACCTGTCTACGAACCGAAGTCGTGGTTCGGTGTGGATTTAGGAGTCCACAACCTCGCAGTAGTTGCGGACGAGAGGGGTAGGAAAATTCTAAGATTTGACGGAGAGATCGTTAACCGTTATAAGGAATTACTTGAGAAGGAAAGAGCTAGAAGACAGAAGAGACAGATGAAGGAATTTAATAATAAGGAACATAAATATGGGTGTAAACATAGGAGTTTCTCCCGCTACGTTAACCACGTGGTATCTAAAGAAATCGTTAGAAAGGCAAAGGAGTATAAAGCTTGTATAGTTCTCGAAAAGCTTAGGGGTGTTAAAAGGAGAGGTGCTAGAAAACCTAAACGAGTAAGGAAACTACTACATCGCTGGAGCTACCACGATTTAATCCAGAAGATAAAGTATAAAGCAAAACTTGAAGGCGTGCCCGTTATCGAAATCTCTCCAAGAAATACTTCGAAGACTTGTTCTAACTGCGGTTTCGTTTATAAGCGTTTTAAGGATCAAAGATTGTTTCACTGTCCTAAGTGTGGCATCATAATCGACAGAGATTTAAACGCTTCAATTAATATTGCTAGAAAAGGCAGAGAAGAATATAAAAAGCGGGCTTTCCTCTCCGCTTTGAAAAGCGAAGCTTCCAGTCCGCAATGGTTGTGA
- a CDS encoding 4Fe-4S binding protein, with product MEYIDVLISKPSKGSSGKTGLWRTFKPVYKEDKCVSCFECYVYCPENCISLKDLKIEIDYEYCKGCGVCSNVCPAEAIEMIKEV from the coding sequence GTGGAATATATAGATGTTCTGATTTCCAAGCCTTCTAAGGGATCATCTGGAAAAACTGGGCTTTGGAGAACTTTTAAGCCAGTATATAAAGAAGATAAATGTGTTTCTTGCTTCGAATGCTACGTATACTGTCCAGAGAACTGCATAAGCCTAAAGGATCTGAAAATAGAAATCGATTACGAATATTGCAAGGGCTGCGGTGTCTGTTCCAACGTTTGTCCAGCAGAAGCTATAGAGATGATTAAGGAGGTGTAG